In the Deferribacter desulfuricans SSM1 genome, AGGATGTTACTTAAAGAAAGTCAAAATAGCAGTCTTATTATCTGTGAAAACAGAAATGAAATGGAAAAAGTTGTTCAGGAGTTAAACTTTTTTTTGCCAGATACGGAAATATTGAGTTTTCCAGAATACACACATGAGCCTTTTGATGAAGTAAAGATTGAATCAAATATTTTATCAGAAAGGGTAACATCTCTAAAAAAGTTGATAACTGATAATGATCAAAAGGTTGTTGTTGGAACATTCTATTCAATTTTAAAAAAAATTTTTTCTAAAAGTGATTTTAAAAATTCCATTTATTCATTGAAAGTTGGAGATAGTATCAGTTTTGATGAGCTAAGATATATTTTAGGATATTTAGGATATGTTGAAGTTGAATATGTAGGGGATAAAGGGGAATTTATACAAAGAGGCGATTTTTTTGAGATTTTCCTTATAGACAAGGAATATCCTGTAAGATGTGAGTTTTTTGATGATGAATTAGAAGCTATTTATTATTTTGATCCTGTGACAATAAAAAAGGTAAAAGATGTTGATGCTATTGATATTTTACCTGCAAATGAGATTTTATGTGATGAAGAGGATTTAATAAAAAATATTAAAGATGAAACAGTAAGAGAAAGAATTAAAGAATTTGGTAAATTTGCCGGTGTTCATTGGTATGCCCCTTATGTACAAAAGCTTACCCCTTTTTGGGAATACTTGGGGGAAGTTGAATCAGTTTATTTTTTAGGGGATGGTTTTCAAAATAAAATAGAAAATTATTTTGATTACCTTTTAGATAAATTTGAGGAATCTCATCATTTTTATAATTATAAAGAAATTTTTGCTTCTAAAAATGAATTAGAAGCATTTTTGGATAAACATGAGTTTGTTATATTAAGTGAAGTTGATGAGAGCTCAGAAAAACTCCCCTTTAGAGTATCTTCCTCTATTAATTTTTTTACACCTGAAGGGACAAATGTTTATAACAATGCTGAAAGGTTTATCGATAGGCTAAAAAGCTTAATAAAAGATGGATATTCTGCTGTTATTTCTTTTAATAATAAGCGGTTTAAAGAAATTTTTACACAATTTTTGAAAGAGCATGAAATAGCATTTGTTGAGGGGAGTAAATTTTACGATTTAGATAAATGTGGTGTTTTGATAATTGATGCAAACTTTTCAGGTGGTTTTATCAGCGAAAACTATAAGTTGGCTGTTTTTACGGATTATGAGATATTCGGTTTTCAAAAGAAAGCAAAAAAAACTAAGAAAAAAGAGGTATTTAAGACCAATATCTCTGATTTAGAAGAAGGGGATTATGTAGTTCATGTTGATTATGGTATTGGAATATATCGAGGTATTGAAAATAAAGAGATAGGTGGGATAAAGGGAGATTATATAAAAGTAGAATTTGAAAATGGGGAAAACCTTTATATACCTATTTCAAATATTGGACTTTTGCAAAAATATATCGGTACAAAAGGTGGTACTCCAAAGCTGAGCAACCTTCAGTCAAATAGATGGAAAAAATTAAAAGAGCAGGCATATAAAAGTGCTAAAAAACTCGCTGTTGATATTTTAAAAATTTATGCGGAGAGAAAGAGTAGGAGAGGTTTTGCTTTTACAAAGAGTGGGGAGATTTTAAAAACGGTTGAACTTAGATTTCCTTATGAAGAAACAGAGGATCAAATAGTTGTTATCAATGAAGTATTTAATGATATGGAAAGTGAAACCCCTATGGAAAGACTCGTTTGTGGAGATGTGGGCTTTGGAAAGACAGAGGTGGCAATAAGGGCAGCTGCAAAAGCTGTGGAAAATTATAAGCAGGTAGCGATTTTGGCTCCAACGACTGTTTTAGTAAGACAGCACTATCAAAATTTCATAGAAAGATTTAAAGATATGCCTGTTGAAATAGATTATATTTCGAGATTTAAAACATCAAGAGAGATAAAAAGGGCTCTGGAAAGGTTAAAAAAAGGGGAGATAGATATAATTATAGGGACACATAGATTGCTTTCTAAAGATGTAGAATTTTATGATTTAGGTTTACTAATTGTGGATGAGGAGCAGCGTTTTGGTGTAAATCATAAAGAGAAAATAAAGGCATTAAAAAGTAATATAGATGTTTTGACATTGACAGCCACACCAATTCCAAGAACATTACAGCT is a window encoding:
- the mfd gene encoding transcription-repair coupling factor; the encoded protein is MDRSVFSSLWGSSKSFLLRMLLKESQNSSLIICENRNEMEKVVQELNFFLPDTEILSFPEYTHEPFDEVKIESNILSERVTSLKKLITDNDQKVVVGTFYSILKKIFSKSDFKNSIYSLKVGDSISFDELRYILGYLGYVEVEYVGDKGEFIQRGDFFEIFLIDKEYPVRCEFFDDELEAIYYFDPVTIKKVKDVDAIDILPANEILCDEEDLIKNIKDETVRERIKEFGKFAGVHWYAPYVQKLTPFWEYLGEVESVYFLGDGFQNKIENYFDYLLDKFEESHHFYNYKEIFASKNELEAFLDKHEFVILSEVDESSEKLPFRVSSSINFFTPEGTNVYNNAERFIDRLKSLIKDGYSAVISFNNKRFKEIFTQFLKEHEIAFVEGSKFYDLDKCGVLIIDANFSGGFISENYKLAVFTDYEIFGFQKKAKKTKKKEVFKTNISDLEEGDYVVHVDYGIGIYRGIENKEIGGIKGDYIKVEFENGENLYIPISNIGLLQKYIGTKGGTPKLSNLQSNRWKKLKEQAYKSAKKLAVDILKIYAERKSRRGFAFTKSGEILKTVELRFPYEETEDQIVVINEVFNDMESETPMERLVCGDVGFGKTEVAIRAAAKAVENYKQVAILAPTTVLVRQHYQNFIERFKDMPVEIDYISRFKTSREIKRALERLKKGEIDIIIGTHRLLSKDVEFYDLGLLIVDEEQRFGVNHKEKIKALKSNIDVLTLTATPIPRTLQLSLSGLRDMSIINTPPQDREPVSIKIIKNDEELNNAILKELKRGGQVYFLHNKVEDIEKIAYMLKEKFPLSNTSIAHGQMDAKVLDEVFEKFYQGDVDILVCTTIIENGLDIANANTIVINNAHTFGLAQLYQLKGRVGRGNKRGYCYLRIPQNAKINEVARKRLKIISQLSDLGSGFKISTYDLQIRGAGDLLGAEQSGFVVNVGYELYVQMINEAINELKGHKTDLNKTEINSNFPHYIPASYIPSHRERIEYYRKISKLITKEDIDNIKEDLSVFYGDIPEETMNLIYLMCLKNIFSVLGVKTATFFKNSVNMVFLDKNDFDVNIFLSKLKNNDKLVANFKNGNIMSIVYKGEESFLVALFSFFEDYMRVAEKV